ATCCTATCTAGGAATTTTCCCCAGAAACACCGCAGTATTTGGCGCTGCTAGtctatatctatatataatagcacaagtattgtttttttttataaaaaaaatcaattgaaaatctGTACTGTAAGTTTAAGTTTACAAGATATATTGAATTGGTAGGAAGAACTAGGGAAAAAGGGAAGGAAATTGTCTCAATGACATATCATTCATTATCAAAGcccctttaattattttaaagttcgttgatatattgtaaaattatataaccaaacatgtttctATCTATTACGACTCCGTGGAATATTAACCAAATACAATACATGTTTTCCAAAATCCTCTTGACAAAAACTAACAAGGAGGACAATATTAGTACTTGAACCAAAATAATAGGACCAAACTGCTCACATATAAATATAACTCAAGAAACACACACAACTTAAAAAGGGTTTATGCAGGGCTTTGCTTGCTACAATCATCTAGCACTTTCTCCTCCGTCTCCTCCAATGGAGACTCAAAACTGACaacaataaacccaaaatttcCCAATTCTGCCCTTCCCTTTCTTCAACATCTCCACATCAAAAAACAATGCTAAAACTCCTCTCTTCCACTTCTCGCCAAATTCACACCCACTTTACATCCCCATGTCTCCGGGTCGCCACCGAGTCACAACCGAGCTCCTTTCTGAAGTCTCTGAGTTTACTCACTGGGTTGTCTCAGAGGGGCCATAAAAGTCCCAGTTTTTATCAAAGGGCCTTCTTTTGTTCTGATTCTTCTTCCGGAGATGGCGGCGATGGAGGTGGAATTGTTGAGGTGGAGGTAAGAAGTGGTGCCAGCGAGACGGAGGCTGAAGGTGGAGCTGCGGATGCCAGTAATTCCTCGGCTATTGTGCCTACTAGTCCTAGACCAGAGGATTATTTAACGGTTGGTTCAATAAAgttcttaaacttttttatttttattttggggggCTTTGGGTATTGTTTGGATGCTGAAAAGGTGTGGGGAAGTTAGAGAAAGTGAAGGAAAATGGTGGGTTTTATGTGTTATTTAGGGTTTTAGAGTTGAGTTTAGTTTTCTTAGGAAGTGACTGAAATtggttttctgttttgttaaCAATTAGTAGAATTTGATTATGATAACGTTGTTTTGCATTTTGAGGTTTATAATCGTGCATTGGTTTGCCAAAGGTACTCTTTTATGGCATTTCTGATATGATTATGTGATTGTTTATAGTTTTTGAAGAAGAGAATACAATAGGGTGGATAGGAGTAAGCTCTACTTGTCGAATTGCGCTGGTGTCATGGAAACTGTTTCGGCTTGTTAGAGATGGAAGTTTTATTAGTTTGGTAATGAAATGGAGTCTAAACATGAGGTTTTGAGTGTTTTTCCTTGGGTAATAGGATTGGTTTATGAATTGTCATTTCAATATAAATGGAGTGTGAGTTTTTTAGTTTAGGAAGTGACAaacggttttttgatttgtgtGGTTGATGAGAAGTGGCATTTGCATTATGATTCTGCTGTTTAGTATTTTGAGGTTTATAATTGTGCATTGGTTTGCTATTGTTAGTTTCTATTTTGGCATTTATGGTGTGATTTTGTAATTGTTAGCGAATATGGGCATTGCAGAAGGGATagaatatgaatttaaaaaactgTTAACGGGATGTTCAAATGGCAATGAAAATGAATGGGCAAGTAGGCTCACAGGCGAATCAGCAAGACCAGCTAGATTAGTAGTGGAAAGGGCTGCTTACATGGATGGATCTATTACCGTGGGTCTTCTCCTACCCGTATTGGATAGAACATGTTCAGTTTACTACTCTCGATTTCACAGCTACCCTCATGGTAGTGCCCAGTTGAATCTCTTAATAACAGCATTATTCAAATCCTCAACAAGCATCTTGCGCTCCTTATCTTAGAAGTCTTTATTTATTCAGACACCTGCTGAAAGATAGATAACCCTGAGACTATCAGGAATTATTGGATGAAAAATTAGATGATAGAAATTTGAGCTTAAGGAGAGGATATACTAGGGTGGATAGCATTAAGATATATTTGTTGAATTACATTGATGTTATAGAAATTGTTTAGTCTTGTTAGAGAGGGAAGGTTTATTAGTTTGGTAATGAATTCAAGTCTAGAGACAGATTCAGTCTATAGTGCCAAAATTTTTATCGAGACTAGGCAGTTTTGAAGGATTAAATAGTAAAACGCATGAAATGGATGCTCTCTTCTGCTATATCTCAAATGTTGCAATTTATTGATCcgaagaactttttttttcctgaatgtGATTCATATTTCTATTATTACATAGTGGTAATTTTGTGAATGTTTTGAGACTGATTTTGGTTCCGTTTGCATTTGAGTTGACctttacttatttttcttttggcaGGTGCTGGCGTTGCCATTGCCACATAGACCTCTTTTTCCTGGTTTCTACATGCCAATTTATGTGAAGGTATAGCATGTTTCTTTATGCTTTTAGATTTTTCCTGACATTTTGGGAGTCTGTTAACCATGCAAGTAACAGAAAAGAGTAAAAAAGGGCTAGTTCTTACCCTGTTTTTTCACATCATTTTTGCTAATATCTCCATCATAGGATACCATTGTGCGTGTTGATCTGTTggattttttgaaatcaaacttTGAACTTCCAATTTACAGTTAGCTCTTACCATTGCTCTAAATTTTTGCGCAGGATCCTAAATTATTGGCAGCTTTACAAGAAAGCAGAAAAAGGCAAGCACCATATTGTGGAGCTTTTCTTCTTAAAGACGAGCCAGACACTGATCCCAGTGTTGTAACTGGATCTGAATcagacaaaaatatatatgatcttAAGGGAAAGGATCTGTATAATCGTCTTCATGAAGTTGGCACACTTGCTCAGGTGTctaattttgttgaatttttcaattgtgttttttagCATTGCCACAAAGAATGGCTACTTCATAATAAATGAAACTATAAGAAGTTTTACTAGTGTCGTTGTCATTTAATCCTTAACATGCTATTCCAGATCACAACTATTCAAGGTGACCAGGTTATCCTTATTGGTCATAGGCGACTTCGGATAACTGAGATGGTGAGTGTGGATGaacttgtcattttattttcatgtaagcTTTCAAAAAGCATTacattgttcttttcttttatcccATTAATTGCAAAGTTCTCTATGTTGACATATTATTGGCTGTTGTACAGGTCAGTGAGAATCCTTTAACTGTTAAAGTTGATCATCTCAAGGTattgaattttctaaattttatgaCTGAATGTAAAGTAATATTAAAGGTTCACACATGCAAATGATACTCATGCACCTTCCCATCCATTCTCTTGCTTTTCTTGTTGTTCAGGACAAACCATATAACAAGGATGATGATGTTATAAAGGCAACATCTTTCGAGGTTATATCAACCTTGAGAGATGTTCTGAAGACAAGTTCACTTTGGAGAGATCATGTTCAAACATATACACAGGTTTCTTCTCTCTCAAGATTTTCTGTGAAATCACTTTTCTGTGCAAATTTTGCTGTGATAGTTTTACTGGACTCTAGGAATGCTTGTTTTTATCTGAACACTTTGCAATTCTTGCACAAGGGAGCCTTCCTGCAATTACATTGGTTTAtcatttcttatatttattactATGTGATGATCCTATAGCTGGTTCTCCAACCTAAGTTACCTTTCAAGTTTTAGTTTTTGCTGCTTTCGGAAATGCAAACCTACGCTTCTATGCAATCTTTGATACTGATTTGTGGTGGAGGAAGAGAGAAGTGAAACAGAAAGCATGTCAAAGTAACTTGGTTTCCACTAGAGtatgttttccttttgaatCACACAGTAGAGTTAAAACCAAAAGGGGGTTCTATACAATTATTTGTGCTGGTTGGTCACTGTTTCCCGCATGTGGTCAATTTGCAGTGTATTAATGATTGTAATTCAGCACAACCTGAAGTCGAGTTCCATATAGAAAATGTTGAGATGATTATTGATTGGATCAATTGGCTTTTCAAGTTTTCTTACAATagcttctcatttttctttcaatttttgcaGCATGTAGGTGACTTTAATTTTCCTAGGCTAGCAGATTTTGGGGCTGCAATATCAGGCGCGAACAAGTTGCAGTGCCAAGAAGTGCTTGAAGAGCTGGATGTAAGTATCAGTAGAAATATAATCTGGTGAAGCTCCTTTTGTCACTTGCAATTCTCGTGATGTTTAATTCTTTTAGTACATGAAATCTCTAAGACAAAATGGAACAGTGAAAGTGGAATTCAGTTGACAAAAACTTCATATGGTATCGATTCCTTTTAGCTTTTGAaaactttcttcttctccttttttttgtgCTTACGAAGATATTAAGATGTGCCTTAGTTTATTAGTTTGTATTACATTAAATCATCAACTCTAAGAAGtgttgaaaaatattcaaaCGAGATTTCCTAGAATTATCTTGactattattaatgaaaaatctaTACCCTATTCATTgatcaatcaaattttttattcataggcGTGCAtcctgtttttgtgttttaacagAGGATTCACTGGCAATTTACAATAAGGTATACTTTTCAGATTGTTCATGGTAGATTTTGTAATCACTGTCTGGATTCTTTTCTTAAAGGGTAAATAACATTATAGAAAACAGTGGAGTTTACTTTTCAACAAAAAGTTCAAAACAATGCTGTTTTGGTAGTAGTTATAGGAGCACTGTTGAAATTACAGAAATTTAAGCTAAATACTTGCTGCAATTCAAGAGCTAAGTTTTGACATGTGATttactttgaaatattttatgccAGCATTTCTTTGGTGTAACATGTGGATCTTCAAATCCTTTTTCTGCCTAGTGCCCGTAGAAAGTGCACTTCATATTGCTTACATCAGGATATCTTGTGCATTCTGCTGTAGGTGTATAAACGTTTGAAACTCACACTAGAGTTggtgaaaaaagaaatggaaatcaGCAAGATCCAGGTACTCTCCATTAATCATATTTCTACAACTTTATGTATTGAAATTCATTGTTTTGACTCTCATTCATTAACTTTCCGGAGTTGCATTTAGGAATCAATTGCAAAAGCAATTGAAGAGAAGATAAGTGGTGAGCAGCGGCGCTATTTGTTGAATGAACAACTTAAAGCCATAAAGAAGGTATATGGTCCACTTACATGTTTATTATCTAGAATACCTTATTGTTGTAGATATTtgttcatcatcattaatatgtTAGCGACTAATACAACCAGGAAATGGATTTAAGAAAGTTGCATTTATTTACTTTAGACTTAACTGGCACATAACTTGCCTCATTGCAGGAACTGGGATTGGAAACAGATGACAAAACAGCACTTTCTGGTTAGTTATGCTCTGATTACCTGTTGTTAGAATTGCATGACTGTTAGTTGTGATACACTTAAAAACCTCGCAAGTTTTTAAATTCTGAGAAGCTTAAGTTTAGCCAGAACATGGATGTATAGATTACATTGTGTGGCTGTATTAACTCTGAAGCCCAAGGCCTGATGCCACTATTATTCGTATAATTCATAAGTTtgaatgttttgtttgtttgctgacTGTCCTAAATGGTTATActcaagtttttatttgtttgttttaaatattgcCCCTGGCCATTGCATTGATCTAGATAAAATCTGTTGTAGCTTTTATTTGTATTGGCAtccatttaaataatttatgctCCATTACTACAGAAAAGTTCAGGGAAAGGCTTGAACCAAACAGGGAAAAAATCCCAGAACATGTTTTGCAAGTTATAGAAGAAGAGCTCACGAAGCTGCAGCTTTTAGAGGCTAGTTCAAGTGAATTTAATGTCACTCGTAATTATTTAGATTGGTTGACTGCATTGCCTTGGGGAAATTACAGGTTTGTTTCTCATTTAGCTTGGTCCTCGTAAATTTCTCaaggaaaaattatatattgcaAGGTCTATTTAATTGAGTTGTTATGGTAATTGATATGTTtgaaaaattgttgattttttatgctCTTATTATTGGGTGAAGCGATGAGAATTTTGATGTTCTACGGGCACAAAAGATTCTTGACGAAGATCATTATGGATTAACTGATGTTAAGGAAAGGATATTGGAATTTATAGCTGTTGGAAAACTAAGAGGAATCTCACAAGGTTGGTTTGACTTCATTGTCGTCAATCTGAATGTCTGCTAGTAAGTAGCATCAAAATGTAATTTCTCATTTCTTGCAAACACATTGCAGGAAAAATTATCTGTCTCTCTGGTCCACCTGGGGTGGGTAAAACTAGTATTGGGCGTTCAATTGCACGTGCATTAAACCGGAAGTTCTTTCGGTTTTCAGTAGGAGGCTTGTCTGATGTTGCTGAAATTAAGGtagttaaatatttgtttttttttattattatttttcagcgAGACAATGTGCAATATGCATCATAACATCACCCAGCCAGCATCCAGGGGTTCCTCTTTTTTATGAAGAACACTTTTAACTAACACAATATTACATCCAGGGGCATCGTCGAACCTATATTGGTGCAATGCCAGGAAAGATGGTGCAGTGCCTGAAAAATGTGGGAACTGCTAACCCTCTTGTTCTGATCGATGAGATTGACAAGGTAGTTTCAGTTGAAGGGTCAATTTACTTTTGGATTTGGTGTCActgttttccatttcttttcccAAATATATCTTTCGTTGCATTAATATAAGCTATATTGAGATCTGCAATGGAAATATGAATCATTCATGATGATGAATTGTTTTCCTATTGCTGAGAATGAGTTTTCTTATTTGTGGCAGTTGGGAAGAGGGCACACTGGAGATCCAGCAAGTGCTTTATTGGAGCTCCTTGACCCAGAGCAAAATGCCAATTTTCTGGACCACTACCTTGATGTTCCGATTGACGTATCAAAGGTTGGTAAATGTTGTGATTTGCAGGCACTTCGGTTTTTATCCTAGgcatattttcttatattggATGTCTTTGTTGTAGTAGATAGTGCAGTAGCtaacaattttttcatttttagttcCGTTATCTTATTTAATTGGAAAAGCTCCACTACTCAACCTTAAAAATGCTTGACATTTGTCATTTCCATGCATCTTGTATATCCATGCACCAAGGAAATAGATAATGAAAAATGATGGGAGAGTTGTGATGACTTTGGAAGTATTTATATGCTTGTTATAGGGTGGTTAGGCGTTAGTCATGCTGTGTTACAAAAATTATACTGCACTCATACACACATGGTCTCATGCCCACTCATACACACATTATCTCATGCCCAACTTTGGCATTCCTTgtgttttaaagtttttgtgTCGGGTAGGAGTCAAGAAATTATCTTATTCTGCATTTATTCCTGTTATTGTATTTTGCAAGTTCAATTTGTGCTGTGTTATTAGGAGTTGGAACATGTCAGGTAGTGTTCTGTTTCTTTGGAATTTCCACAGCTTGTTGCTTAATCCCTTGGAAAATTTATGCAGGTTCTCTTTGTGTGCACAGCAAATGTTTTGGACACGATACCTAACCCCCTTCTGGATAGAATGGAGGTAGTTTCTATTGCTGGGTATATTACAGACGAGAAAGTGCATATTGCCAGAGATTATTTGGAGAAGGCTACACGCGAAGCATGTGGCATCAAGCCTGAGCAGGTCCCCCACCCTCTCTCTTgatgtctgtgtgtgtgtgaataatCTTTCTCTTGTGCAGTATTCTATCACAAAGTCATTTGCATGGTAAAATAATCATTAGATGATAGGTCATTTTCAGATGCAATTTTAGCCAACAGATGTAAGGATATTTCTTGATACCGTATTAGCAAATGTTAATTCCTGCTGCTATTAgacaattttgcttaatatatCTTCTGCCTTTGAAACTTACTGTACTTCATGTTTCCAGGTTGAAGTAACTGATGCTGCTCTTCTGGCTCTGATAGAGAATTATTGCCGAGAAGCAGGAGTTCGGAATcttcaaaagcaaattgaaaagatCTATCGCAAGGTTTGTTTAATTCGTGGCTAAACTTGAAAGTTGTGACTCTGAGAAAAATTCAGTTCATAACTGTCCCTGAGGTTGCCTTTGTCATGCATTCCTTGTTCAGGGAACATCTGCAAGCAATTTTGGCATAACACATTTTAAGAATGAAATGTGTCTTGTCTgattcttaattgtttttgtcaTTGCCTGCCAGATTGCACTGCAACTTGTGCGGCAAGGAGCGATAATTGAACCTGCAGTTCCAGTGGCAGAACTAGATGCAGAAAAAGTTGAAAGTATTGAAACCTCCACAGAATCAGTAGAGGTTAGCagtaacaaacaaaataatgaaacCCTAGAGGAAGCTGAAATTGTGCACACAGATCAAACCCCTGAGGAAGCTGAGATTGTGCAGACGGATCCGCAACCTGACAATGTACAGAGTCCCCTTGATCAACCTACTGATTCAAAGGTATCTGAAAGATAATATACTGCTAGAGAATTTGGTGCCAGCTTTGAGGCACTGCACTTGCATTTTGAGCATGGCTAAGATGGAGTTTTATGAAGTCATGTTTGGAATGTTGTTTCTTATTTGCCTTgtgttttcttctcctctccttGTCAATTTGTTCAAATCTTGATTGTCACTTTGAAATTTGTGTTGGTTCTTTTGACAGGATACAACTGAAACTGAGAAAATTGAGGAAAGTGAAGGAACTAAGGCAGTTGATAAAGTGTTGGTTGACACATCAAACTTGGCTGATTTTGTTGGCAAACCTGTTTTCCACGCTGAACGCATCTATGATCAAACTCCAGTTGGGGTTGTGATGGGCCTTGCATGGACTGCAATGGGAGGTTCCACCTTGTATATAGAGACCACTCAGGTTGAGCAAGGAGATGGGAAAGGAGCCCTTAATCTTACTGGTCAACTTGGAGAAGTAATGAAAGAAAGTGCCCAAATTGCTCACACAGTTGCTAGAGGGATATTGCTTGTGAAAGAACCTGATAACCTCTTCTTTTCTAATACCAAGCTTCATCTTCATGTTCCTGCTGGGGCCACACCAAAAGATGGACCGAGTGCTGGTTGCACCATGATCACATCCTTTCTATCTCTTGCCATGAAGAAGCCTGTCAGAAAAGATCTAGCAATGACTGGGGAAGTTACACTAACTGGAAAAATTCTTCCCATTGGTGGGGTACGTTATATGAACCCCTTTCTCTCTTGCCATGTTTGCTATCCTTCTCTTTTTAGTGATTACTAACATATCTCTCCAAGTTTTAGGTATGTACTGTAGTGGATGTTTATCCTTGGTCATCACCTAGTTTTCTCAACTTATTGAATGGTTTTGCTTTGTGCCACTACTTGTCATATAActgtatttttctttgtaacACATTTTTGTGCTCCAGTAAATGTGGCATTCAGATGTTTCTATGAACTCCTGAGAATTCTTGCGAATACAGAATTTTGAAAAGTGACAACTTGTATAGGCTGCGTGGCTGGaccatgaaattttattttcttcagtcTGTAACTGATTGAAAGCTGTatcatattcagtttgtaaatCTATAAACTCATGTACTTCCCTTCTCGGGTGACAATCAGGTCAAGGAGAAAACAATAGCGGCAAGAAGAAGCGAGGTGAAGACCATCATATTCCCATCAGCAAACAGGCGAGATTTCGATGAGCTTTCACCTAATGTCAAAGAAGGCCTTGATGTCCACTTTGTAGATGACTATGGCCAGATATTCGAGTTAGCTTTGGGATATGATGAGAATGAGAAAAGGTAAACCCTTGTGCTTCTTGAACTAACAGTTTTCTGGGTCCCCAGTTGAAGTGTATGTGTACTTTGAGACCCTTACTGAGAACGAGACCCAGTTTTGTCCTACATTATTGGATTTCTCATCAGGATGGTCTCAGAACAAAGCAGAGCTGAGATTTCAGTACATGGGTGGGAGATGTCATTGTTTCATTACTTTTCAAATTAGTGTAAATTGATACCACCCATTTGTCAAAAGTATAATTCTTTTTGAGAACTGTACATTTCGATACCCACAAAAGAGCCAATAATTGACAGCTTAGTTGTGTGTTTTTCCTCCCTCCCCAGTCTCTGATACATCGACAGACATCTGTTTCCGAGAAAATTACCTTGGACAATTATTGACAGGTTGGCTAGCaactcttttca
This window of the Populus trichocarpa isolate Nisqually-1 chromosome 13, P.trichocarpa_v4.1, whole genome shotgun sequence genome carries:
- the LOC7478901 gene encoding lon protease homolog 1, mitochondrial encodes the protein MLKLLSSTSRQIHTHFTSPCLRVATESQPSSFLKSLSLLTGLSQRGHKSPSFYQRAFFCSDSSSGDGGDGGGIVEVEVRSGASETEAEGGAADASNSSAIVPTSPRPEDYLTVLALPLPHRPLFPGFYMPIYVKDPKLLAALQESRKRQAPYCGAFLLKDEPDTDPSVVTGSESDKNIYDLKGKDLYNRLHEVGTLAQITTIQGDQVILIGHRRLRITEMVSENPLTVKVDHLKDKPYNKDDDVIKATSFEVISTLRDVLKTSSLWRDHVQTYTQHVGDFNFPRLADFGAAISGANKLQCQEVLEELDVYKRLKLTLELVKKEMEISKIQESIAKAIEEKISGEQRRYLLNEQLKAIKKELGLETDDKTALSEKFRERLEPNREKIPEHVLQVIEEELTKLQLLEASSSEFNVTRNYLDWLTALPWGNYSDENFDVLRAQKILDEDHYGLTDVKERILEFIAVGKLRGISQGKIICLSGPPGVGKTSIGRSIARALNRKFFRFSVGGLSDVAEIKGHRRTYIGAMPGKMVQCLKNVGTANPLVLIDEIDKLGRGHTGDPASALLELLDPEQNANFLDHYLDVPIDVSKVLFVCTANVLDTIPNPLLDRMEVVSIAGYITDEKVHIARDYLEKATREACGIKPEQVEVTDAALLALIENYCREAGVRNLQKQIEKIYRKIALQLVRQGAIIEPAVPVAELDAEKVESIETSTESVEVSSNKQNNETLEEAEIVHTDQTPEEAEIVQTDPQPDNVQSPLDQPTDSKDTTETEKIEESEGTKAVDKVLVDTSNLADFVGKPVFHAERIYDQTPVGVVMGLAWTAMGGSTLYIETTQVEQGDGKGALNLTGQLGEVMKESAQIAHTVARGILLVKEPDNLFFSNTKLHLHVPAGATPKDGPSAGCTMITSFLSLAMKKPVRKDLAMTGEVTLTGKILPIGGVKEKTIAARRSEVKTIIFPSANRRDFDELSPNVKEGLDVHFVDDYGQIFELALGYDENEKR